In Choloepus didactylus isolate mChoDid1 chromosome 18, mChoDid1.pri, whole genome shotgun sequence, a single genomic region encodes these proteins:
- the PPP1R1B gene encoding protein phosphatase 1 regulatory subunit 1B, translating to MDPKDRKKIQFSVPAPPSQLDPRQVEMIRRRRPTPAMLFRLSEHSSPEEEASPHQRASGEGHHLKSKRPNPCAYTPPSLKAVQRIAESHLQSISNLSENQVSEEEDELGELRELGYPREEEEEEEEEEDEEEEEEDSQAEILKGSRAFAGQKATCGQGLEGLWERPPPLDEPQKDGSSEDHMKDPPQSEPGEEPQRRVPIEPGT from the exons ATGGACCCCAAGGACCGCAAGAAGATCCAGTTCTCTGTGCCCGCGCCCCCCAGCCAGCTCGACCCCCGCCAGGTGGAGATG ATCAGGCGTCGGAGACCGACCCCTGCCATGCTGTTCCGGCTCTCAGAGCATTCCTCACCAG AGGAGGAGGCCTCCCCCCACCAG AGAGCCTCAGGAGAGGGGCACCACCTCAAGTCGAAGAGACCCAACCCCTGTGCCTACACACCCCCCTCGCTGAAAG CTGTGCAGCGCATTGCTGAGTCTCACCTGCAGTCCATCAGCAACCTGAGCGAGAACCAGGTCTCGGAGGAGGAGGATGAGCTGGGGGAGCTGCGGGAGTTGGGCTATccaagagaggaagaggaagaagaggaggaagaagaggatgaagaggaggaagaggaggacagCCAGGCTGAAATCCTGAAGGGCAGCAGGGCATTTG CTGGGCAGAAGGCAACCTGTGGCCAGGGTCTGGAGGGGCTCTGGGAGCGCCCACCCCCTCTGGATGAACCCCAGAAAGATGGAAGCTCTGAGGACCACATGAAAGACCCACCACAAAGTG AGCCTGGGGAGGAGCCGCAGCGCCGGGTCCCCATCGAGCCTGGCACATAG
- the STARD3 gene encoding stAR-related lipid transfer protein 3 isoform X1, whose product MSKLPGELAGDLERSLPAVASLGSSLSHNQSFSPHFLLPPPEKRRAISDVRRTFCLFVTFDLLFVSLLWIIELNTNKGIWKSLEQEIIHYNFKTSFFDIFVLAFFRFSGLLLGYAVLRLRHWWVIAVTTLVSSAFLIVKVILSELLSKGAFGYLLPIVSFVLAWLETWFLDFKVLPQEAEEERWYLAAQAAVTRGPLLFSGPLSEGQFYSPPESFAGSDNESDEEVAGKKSFSAQEREYIRQGKEAMAVVDQILAQEENWKFEKNNEYGDTVYTIEVPFHGKTFILKTFLPCPAELVYQEVILQPERMVLWNKTVTACQILQRVEDNTLISYDVSAGAAGGVVSPRDFVNARRIERRRDRYLSSGIATTHCAKPPTHKYVRGENGPGGFIVLKSASNPRVCTFIWILNTDLKGRLPRYLIHQSLAATMFEFAFHLRQRVGELGARA is encoded by the exons ATGAGCAAACTGCCCGGGGAGCTGGCCGGCGACTTGGAGCGCAGCCTGCCGGCAGTGGCCTCCCTGGGCTCATCGCTGTCCCACAACCAGAGCTTCTCGCCACACTTTCTCCTGCCACCTCCAGAGAAGCGCCGGGCCATCTCGGATGTGCGCCGCACCTTCTGTCTCTTTGTCACCTTTGACCTGCTCTTCGTCTCCCTGCTCTGGATCATTGAGCTAAAC ACCAACAAAGGCATCTGGAAGAGCCTGGAGCAGGAGATCATCCACTATAACTTTAAAACTTCCTTCTTTGACATCTTT GTCCTGGCCTTCTTCCGCTTCTCTGGGCTGCTCCTGGGCTACGCTGTGCTGAGGCTCCGGCACTGGTGGGTGATTGCG GTCACCACGCTGGTATCTAGTGCCTTCCTCATTGTCAAGGTCATCCTCTCTGAG CTGCTCAGCAAAGGGGCGTTTGGCTACCTGCTCCCCATCGTGTCCTTTGTCCTTGCCTGGTTGGAAACCTGGTTCCTTGACTTCAAAGTCCTACCCCAGGAGGCTGAGGAGGAACGAT GGTATCTTGCTGCCCAGGCTGCTGTCACTCGTGGACCCCTACTCTTCTCGGGCCCTCTGTCTGAGGGCCAGTTCTATTCGCCCCCAGAATCCTTTGCAG GGTCTGACAATGAATCAGACGAAGAAGTTGCTGGGAAGAAAAGCTTCTCTGCCCAG GAGCGGGAGTACATCCGCCAGGGGAAGGAGGCCATGGCGGTGGTGGACCAGATCTTGGCCCAGGAGGAGAACTGGAAGTTCGAGAAGAATAAC GAATACGGGGACACTGTGTACACCATCGAGGTTCCCTTTCACGGCAAAACATTCATCCTGAAG ACCTTCCTGCCCTGCCCGGCGGAGCTGGTTTACCAGGAGGTGATCCTGCAGCCTGAGAGGATGGTGCTGTGGAACAAGACGGTGACTGCCTGCCAG ATCCTGCAGCGAGTGGAAGACAACACCCTCATCTCCTACGATGTGTCTGCAGGAGCTGCGGGCGGGGTGGTCTCCCCCAG GGATTTTGTGAACGCCCGACGCATCGAGCGGCGCAGAGACCGATACTTGTCATCGGGCATTGCCACCACCCACTGCGCCAAGCCCCCAACACACAAATATGTCAG GGGAGAGAACGGTCCTGGGGGCTTCATCGTGCTCAAGTCGGCCAGTAACCCCCGAGTCTGCACCTTCATCTGGATCCTCAATACGGATCTCAag GGCCGCCTGCCGCGGTACCTCATCCACCAGAGCCTCGCAGCCACCATGTTTGAATTTGCCTTCCACCTGCGGCAGCGTGTCGGGGAGCTGGGGGCCCGAGCCTAA
- the STARD3 gene encoding stAR-related lipid transfer protein 3 isoform X2, with translation MSKLPGELAGDLERSLPAVASLGSSLSHNQSFSPHFLLPPPEKRRAISDVRRTFCLFVTFDLLFVSLLWIIELNTNKGIWKSLEQEIIHYNFKTSFFDIFVLAFFRFSGLLLGYAVLRLRHWWVIALLSKGAFGYLLPIVSFVLAWLETWFLDFKVLPQEAEEERWYLAAQAAVTRGPLLFSGPLSEGQFYSPPESFAGSDNESDEEVAGKKSFSAQEREYIRQGKEAMAVVDQILAQEENWKFEKNNEYGDTVYTIEVPFHGKTFILKTFLPCPAELVYQEVILQPERMVLWNKTVTACQILQRVEDNTLISYDVSAGAAGGVVSPRDFVNARRIERRRDRYLSSGIATTHCAKPPTHKYVRGENGPGGFIVLKSASNPRVCTFIWILNTDLKGRLPRYLIHQSLAATMFEFAFHLRQRVGELGARA, from the exons ATGAGCAAACTGCCCGGGGAGCTGGCCGGCGACTTGGAGCGCAGCCTGCCGGCAGTGGCCTCCCTGGGCTCATCGCTGTCCCACAACCAGAGCTTCTCGCCACACTTTCTCCTGCCACCTCCAGAGAAGCGCCGGGCCATCTCGGATGTGCGCCGCACCTTCTGTCTCTTTGTCACCTTTGACCTGCTCTTCGTCTCCCTGCTCTGGATCATTGAGCTAAAC ACCAACAAAGGCATCTGGAAGAGCCTGGAGCAGGAGATCATCCACTATAACTTTAAAACTTCCTTCTTTGACATCTTT GTCCTGGCCTTCTTCCGCTTCTCTGGGCTGCTCCTGGGCTACGCTGTGCTGAGGCTCCGGCACTGGTGGGTGATTGCG CTGCTCAGCAAAGGGGCGTTTGGCTACCTGCTCCCCATCGTGTCCTTTGTCCTTGCCTGGTTGGAAACCTGGTTCCTTGACTTCAAAGTCCTACCCCAGGAGGCTGAGGAGGAACGAT GGTATCTTGCTGCCCAGGCTGCTGTCACTCGTGGACCCCTACTCTTCTCGGGCCCTCTGTCTGAGGGCCAGTTCTATTCGCCCCCAGAATCCTTTGCAG GGTCTGACAATGAATCAGACGAAGAAGTTGCTGGGAAGAAAAGCTTCTCTGCCCAG GAGCGGGAGTACATCCGCCAGGGGAAGGAGGCCATGGCGGTGGTGGACCAGATCTTGGCCCAGGAGGAGAACTGGAAGTTCGAGAAGAATAAC GAATACGGGGACACTGTGTACACCATCGAGGTTCCCTTTCACGGCAAAACATTCATCCTGAAG ACCTTCCTGCCCTGCCCGGCGGAGCTGGTTTACCAGGAGGTGATCCTGCAGCCTGAGAGGATGGTGCTGTGGAACAAGACGGTGACTGCCTGCCAG ATCCTGCAGCGAGTGGAAGACAACACCCTCATCTCCTACGATGTGTCTGCAGGAGCTGCGGGCGGGGTGGTCTCCCCCAG GGATTTTGTGAACGCCCGACGCATCGAGCGGCGCAGAGACCGATACTTGTCATCGGGCATTGCCACCACCCACTGCGCCAAGCCCCCAACACACAAATATGTCAG GGGAGAGAACGGTCCTGGGGGCTTCATCGTGCTCAAGTCGGCCAGTAACCCCCGAGTCTGCACCTTCATCTGGATCCTCAATACGGATCTCAag GGCCGCCTGCCGCGGTACCTCATCCACCAGAGCCTCGCAGCCACCATGTTTGAATTTGCCTTCCACCTGCGGCAGCGTGTCGGGGAGCTGGGGGCCCGAGCCTAA